The genomic window AAAGTAATCAGTTGTATATCTCATATTTCCCCAATAGAGTGCTCCTCTAGAGGAACAAATTTGTAACCTCATAGGGACTTCCATAAATAAATTTCGATATTTATTTAGTACGCAAAAGTATATCATATCCAACTTTATATAAAGCTTAAAGATTAGGGATCCGTGAAAAAATTGATTGTCCATTCAGGAATATAATAACTAATCTTCCTACATTATATATTATAAAGATAGCCAGCTTTACCAACTGTATATGAAGCTTGTGACTCGAGACATATGAGTAttctaatatttaataaaaatttaccataTTTTTTCGCAAGACATTCTTCGCAGAGTGAAGTCAACAATGCTTGCCGACCtcatattaaatttgatttagaaatttgTAAGCAATTTGTGGTTTTTGAGGATATATAAGTAATTCTCTTTTTAGAAAAAGCAAAGATGCATAAGTCtctgttgaattttttttttttcctagtgGGATCTAGGGGCTTTGGCGCTTTTTGCCAACTTCACATGAAGCTTGTTGACGTGATGGGAATATAAGATTGTCGcgccaaaagataaaagaaatgcAAGGTTCAACAGGGAACTTGAAGAACGttagattcaaattaaattattaatcaatTAGTAAACTAGTATGCAGATAAAAACACCAGAAAGCTGGGGTCACATGTAGAACCATCAAAAGAAAGTGCCACGTCCTGTGATGTACATGAACCCACGGTTCACACAATATTTTTGAAAACACACCAGCATCATGTGACGCCAAGTGGAGCCTCATAAGAATCAGCGAACCAAAACCCACCCAAAAAAGAGGGCAACTTCAAGATGGTCATTGGTTGGATGAACAATATGGATAGGACTTACTATTTATTAAGCTGATACAGATGGAAGATGATTTGATTGATTTCAACCTTTGAAGTAGGTCAAATATACAAGGAAGCTATTAATGCAGCCAATTGGGCTGTTTCTCATGTTGCCCATGACTTTAGCAATATCATGCGGAGCACCGTCTCTATGACTATTGAAAGATTCTGGGATATTTTACATATTGATATCTTAAGTTCATGGATGCGAAGGCAAGTCATAATTCTCAATCTAATTCAGAAATATTACATTGTTAATCATGTTTAGAAAATTAGAAGCATTGCAATAAGGaaggatgaaaaaaaataatccatctgctttcttcaatttctttttgcAGCCAAGTCTCTAAGCATTTTTACAATTATAAGCTCAGTAATTTCACCACAATTCAGAAGGGAAAAAAACTGCAGCTAGAATTGGAGCTCGTGTTATATCATGGGGAAAAAGATACTCAGGATAATAAGCACTCATCGCTGAATATAGAAGCAGtgaataaaagtaaaaaaaaaaaaaaagaagacgacAAACGTTTTCATTAGATAATATGCGCCAATAATTTGATCATTTCACACCCCTAAAATCCAAACTTCACTGTAATGATCCAACTCCATTGTAATTACATCCACTTATGGAATACCCCAATGTTACACATAAAGGAtacaaattaaaatacactgtaCCCCGTTATCATTACTTTCAGCCGTTCATCAACGCCACGGCGGCCTCCTGGACCAGCGGCCCGGTGGCGTGCACGAATTTCTCCGCTTCCCTTTCTGCTTGTTCCCGGCACCGCCCTCCACCTTCCCTCCCCTCCCCCATTCTCTTCACGAACGCCACGAACCGCCTCCAATTATCCGGCTGGAACAAGGCCGGTCCCATCCTCAGGTACGTGAACGCCTTCATCTCCTCGCCCTGCACCGCCGTCTGCACGATCTGCTCGTGCGCCGTCTCGTCGTACCGCGGCAGCGCGTTCTCCCCGGCGAGCCCCACCCCGGCCGCCCGCGCCGCCGCCGCGACCTGCCGCACCAGCCCCTCCGGCCGGCAGCAAGCCTCCCCGGACTGCTCCTCGTCCCGCATCTCCACGCACGTGAAGTTGAACACCGCCCCGTGCCGGCCTAGCATCTGCGCGATCGGGAGGTAACCGTCGCGGAAGCGGGTATTGTAGTAGCCGGCTGTGAGCTCAGCGGCGTGGGAGCGGGTGCCGTAGTGCCAGTGGATGCCGGCAACCTTGACGGAGATCTTGACGCCGGCGCCGTGGAAGATGGAAGTCGCGGCGGAGAGGACGCGCTCCCCGTGGTCCAGGAGCATCTGGGAGTACCAGGTGAGGAAGAACTCGCCATAAGGGCCTTTCCATCCGCCCTCGCGCTGGAAGAAGGGGGTGTCCTCCGGCCAGCTGTTGTAGCCTCCGGCGTCGGAAGGGCCACCATGGCCCCACTCCGGCTTTCCCGCCGCCTCCGCCGCCGCCTTCAGGCTGCTCAGCGTATACTGCAATACGACCAAAAGCGAAGTTTCGGGTGAGATCCGATCACACTCTGGCAATATATATCTCAATCAGAATCCAAAAGAATAAATACCTTATCGTAGCACTGGAAAGCGCCGATGCCGGGGAACTTCCAGGTGCCGTGGAGCTCGGGATACGATGGATATCGGATCTCGCCTGCGGGCCCCATCCCAACTTGTATTTCCTGGTGACacataaaaaagaagaaagtatCGATGTATTAGATTTGATCTGCTTCGAAGTCTGATGATGAATGGACGGTGGTGATGGGCGAAGGGGGGAAGAGACGTACGACGATGGTGGAGCCTAGAAGAGGCTGGAAGCGGTCGCGGAAGGCGCGCATGAAGTCGGCGTAGCACTGGATGGGGGTGCGGCCCTTGAGGACGGGGAGGGTGTCGCAGCCCAGAGAGACGTACTCGTAGTTCCGGCGTCCCCACTGGTCCGTGTAGGCCAGGTCCGGAtccttctccatctcctccaCCACCCATCTCGGTAGCGGTATCCTGCACCCGCATCACGATTTTAGACAATATCCCACGACAACATATTAACATCTATATGCGACGCTAGAGCCCCACGTGAACAAACTCGAAAATCACGTGATGGACATGCCTTCTGCGGAATTCGAGAACCGCGAGAAAGCCGTTTACGTTAGCAACCTATCCTTATCAGGTTGCTACCCTTATCAACGGTGATGCTGGTCAAATTTAtaataattcaattaaaaattaaaaatcgatgagatagtataaaatattattataaaaattaataaaatatatgataattaataaaatataaatatctcatTGAATTATAATAATTTTGACATAATATCACCAgaaaaaattattggttagaaccgGCTCTGACCGATAATTTCTCTCTTATCAGAAAAAAAACAGTCCGTATTCGATTAAGTCGGAACCACTCTATTTGGGAAACATCCGCGAGCAAGGGAAAGTGATCAAATAAATGAAGTTTGATCACGTACAGTGGATCCGTGGACCAAACTGAATTTACTCACCAAATTAAGCAAGCAAGTTACCGTGCCT from Elaeis guineensis isolate ETL-2024a chromosome 4, EG11, whole genome shotgun sequence includes these protein-coding regions:
- the LOC105043204 gene encoding beta-amylase 1, chloroplastic, producing the protein MALNLGHQIGVFCGTPVADQGGEQPAPASAAAVWKPQVPLAKLRCRRLGVGEIDQISPPVSPCRSPVLGATHPDLSVACQALVTDAAAETAEGEVHEYGGGVEMGKGKGVPVYVMLPLDTVRPGGGVNRRKAMNASLQALKSTGVEGVMVDVWWGIVERERPGEYDWGGYADLMEMARRIGLKVQAVMSFHQCGGNVGDSCTIPLPRWVVEEMEKDPDLAYTDQWGRRNYEYVSLGCDTLPVLKGRTPIQCYADFMRAFRDRFQPLLGSTIVEIQVGMGPAGEIRYPSYPELHGTWKFPGIGAFQCYDKYTLSSLKAAAEAAGKPEWGHGGPSDAGGYNSWPEDTPFFQREGGWKGPYGEFFLTWYSQMLLDHGERVLSAATSIFHGAGVKISVKVAGIHWHYGTRSHAAELTAGYYNTRFRDGYLPIAQMLGRHGAVFNFTCVEMRDEEQSGEACCRPEGLVRQVAAAARAAGVGLAGENALPRYDETAHEQIVQTAVQGEEMKAFTYLRMGPALFQPDNWRRFVAFVKRMGEGREGGGRCREQAEREAEKFVHATGPLVQEAAVALMNG